Proteins found in one Venturia canescens isolate UGA chromosome 8, ASM1945775v1, whole genome shotgun sequence genomic segment:
- the LOC122414656 gene encoding macro domain-containing protein CT2219-like isoform X2 yields the protein MSVEEEKQKFLKMSLEEKRNHYQINATTIDQIMSWKDYWLKNKAAISRNNVDDPEKVDGALASKVSMWQGDITSLEIDAIVNAANSSLMGGGGVDGAIHRAAGPSLKKECATLGGCQVGEAKITGGYHLPARYIIHTVGPQGEKPDKLRECYENSLGLAMKNDLRTIAFPCISTGVYGYPQKSAAKIALATVKKCLEENEDKIDRVIFCLFLKSDKDIYEELLQKYFAFE from the exons ATGTCCGTTGAGGAGGAAAAAC agaaatttttgaaaatgtcactagaagaaaaaagaaatcattATCAGATCAATGCAACGACAATTGATCAGATAATGAGTTGGAAAGACTACTGGTTGAAGAACAAGGCTGCCATATCGAGAAATAATGTAGACGATCCTGAGAAAGTAGATGGAGCGTTGGCAAGCAAAGTTTCCATGTGGCAAGGTGATATAACGTCTTTAGAAATTGACGCTATAGTGAATGCAGCAAATTCAAGTTTGATGGGTGGCGGAGGAG TTGATGGAGCAATTCACAGGGCGGCTGGACCAAGCCTGAAGAAAGAATGTGCAACTTTGGGTGGTTGCCAAGTTGGTGAAGCAAAGATAACAGGGGGATACCATTTGCCTGCTAGAT ATATAATACACACCGTTGGACCACAAGGTGAAAAACCAGATAAATTACGAGAATGTTACGAGAACAGTCTTGGATtggcaatgaaaaatgatttgagGACCATAGCGTTTCCTTGCATATCAACAGGAGTTTATGGATATCCACAAAAGTCAGCAGCCAAAATAGCACTTGCCACAGTGAAGAAGTGTCTCGAAGAGAATGAGGATAAAATTGATCGAGTTATATTCTGCTTGTTTCTTAAGAGTGACAAAGACATCTACGAAGAATTGttgcaaaaatattttgcttttGAATGA
- the LOC122414656 gene encoding macro domain-containing protein CT2219-like isoform X1 encodes MLKLQVLIPNQFLHQFSRSSTNKLFFIQSFTTLGNLYSKMSVEEEKQKFLKMSLEEKRNHYQINATTIDQIMSWKDYWLKNKAAISRNNVDDPEKVDGALASKVSMWQGDITSLEIDAIVNAANSSLMGGGGVDGAIHRAAGPSLKKECATLGGCQVGEAKITGGYHLPARYIIHTVGPQGEKPDKLRECYENSLGLAMKNDLRTIAFPCISTGVYGYPQKSAAKIALATVKKCLEENEDKIDRVIFCLFLKSDKDIYEELLQKYFAFE; translated from the exons atgttgAAACTCCAA GTACTCATACCTAATCAATTtcttcatcaattttcacgaaGCAGCacgaataaattattttttatccaaaGTTTCACGACTTTGGGAAATCTGTATTCAAAAATGTCCGTTGAGGAGGAAAAAC agaaatttttgaaaatgtcactagaagaaaaaagaaatcattATCAGATCAATGCAACGACAATTGATCAGATAATGAGTTGGAAAGACTACTGGTTGAAGAACAAGGCTGCCATATCGAGAAATAATGTAGACGATCCTGAGAAAGTAGATGGAGCGTTGGCAAGCAAAGTTTCCATGTGGCAAGGTGATATAACGTCTTTAGAAATTGACGCTATAGTGAATGCAGCAAATTCAAGTTTGATGGGTGGCGGAGGAG TTGATGGAGCAATTCACAGGGCGGCTGGACCAAGCCTGAAGAAAGAATGTGCAACTTTGGGTGGTTGCCAAGTTGGTGAAGCAAAGATAACAGGGGGATACCATTTGCCTGCTAGAT ATATAATACACACCGTTGGACCACAAGGTGAAAAACCAGATAAATTACGAGAATGTTACGAGAACAGTCTTGGATtggcaatgaaaaatgatttgagGACCATAGCGTTTCCTTGCATATCAACAGGAGTTTATGGATATCCACAAAAGTCAGCAGCCAAAATAGCACTTGCCACAGTGAAGAAGTGTCTCGAAGAGAATGAGGATAAAATTGATCGAGTTATATTCTGCTTGTTTCTTAAGAGTGACAAAGACATCTACGAAGAATTGttgcaaaaatattttgcttttGAATGA